GACAAATATTTAAACGAAAATTtacccactcaccaaattttatcaaaatatctgtttgtgttcaaacagacagacggacatggctaaagcaATTCAGCTCCTCGTGCTGATCATTTCATTATACTTACTTCTCCTTTAATGGCTTACAATTTGAGGttggtgacaaacttaatataacaTTCCAATGTTTCACGTTTGTTGGGGTTTGCATGGggtagctatgaccatgaatcgcttatctgaacaatatatgacgtatacgTAAGTATATGATGGAATTttaagcttctagatgttaaaatggggctgaaattacgTAAAGCTCCTTATctgtttgtatgaagtatatgcTCTATATACccgatttttttcagacaataatatatactatatacgtaatcgtttgctgaaatttgaagtttatagctgttcaCATGGTGTAGAAATTACGAAATATATCTTACCTTAACAATTGGTTATatgggacatatgctatatatacaaccgatctatacaattttgtcagacaacaatgtgtgccctatacgtaagcattttgtgaagtTTAAGCTTCTACctattaaaatggggaagaaattacgaaaatattcttattcgaacaatcggttgtatgggatatgtgctgtatatacgaccgatctctacgattttatGTGCCattacgaaagcatttggtggaaTTTCAATTAACTAACTAAATTGAGgaatatattacaaaaaacctCTTTCCTGAAGAATCGGTCATATAGGGGATATATGCTAAAGTTCCAATCCAGAAcattccgataaatgtctaatccGACACCAAAATATACTCACTGACAAAATTTCGTCACGatctctcaaaaattgaggaactcgtttgctttcaaacagacagacgagcAATTCGGTATAAAAGGTCTATGTCTTCTCCTTTGATGActaacaattttgacaaattttttcgtGATAAACTTTATATCCCATTTCATTTCCAAGGTATTAAAAGATAGTTAagatattttctttaaatttaaaaaatatattgtatACTTTAtgcaattttaaaattcaaatccgTATCTGTATCGAACTGATCCGCTCTCCCCTCGAAAGGCATCCAACGGATACCGTAAAAAGCTTGATTGTTGAAAGCCAAGAAGGATAGGGCATTTATGATAATGCCTTGTTTTTCAACTTACCTCCGAAAACGCCTGGAATGAACGATTTGGGAGACTTGTCGATCATTTTCAGTCTTCTCTTCTTCTTTTTGTGCTGCATGCTCCttcgtttctttttttaaatcaagCGACAAATTCGAAATATCATCTACAGTTTCCTTAAGAAGTTCCTCGTTTTCCTCGACAATCCGGCTTGGCTGTTGTTTTTTCAGTTCCCTGCATCGCACGATCGATTTTTTTAGATGTGATAACTTTTTTCGTTTTCCTCCTTCTCTTGTCTTTCCACATTTTTTAAATGGTTTAGCGGCATGATGACCAAGTATGCAGACAGTGTACCTTTGACGTTtcctttctttttgtttttgtttaggaGTTTTTGTAAGAAACTGCATTAAGTTAAAAACCGCTCCTCCACTTTCACCGTTTACAGCattcttttttcgaaattttggattaTGAACTTTGCGAAATGACTCACTTGCAGTATTGTTTTGATTATGTTGAATACTTTCAAATGTTTTTCTatcaataatatttaatttatcaGAAGTgccctttgtggatgatgacatGGCTCATATTATCTGAAACATAACGTTATACGATCGATTTCCATCAATATTGACAGAATAAATTACGCTTTTTCTTTTAAAGGTTCATTTATTTTCTGATTTCAACCAGGCGCTTCTAATGAAACATCGGAATGCAAAGGTGAAATATGTgaattgaatatttttatttaaattatttcgaTAACAgctgaaaaaaactcaaatcAAATTCTATGCCAGTATTAAGTTTTTGTTTCTAATTATTTTCAAATCGCTAGCAAGGCAGGCAATGCTctaatttacaaacattttatgtttttttttatgttgagtAATATGCGGCAAAAGTGAATATCTTTTCGTCAGTGGTGCATCTAAAATGCATTCACGAATTCCACCAATTTGCCCCGGACACTAGAAATGCAATTACTTGACATCGTCACAAAATTATGCTTTACTGTTTTCAATATTGCAACAAAATTTAATTGATAGGTATTGAATTGGGTATCCCGGTAAATGGCATAACTtcataatttcatatttttgacTTAGCTGTATATATATTCAATACACTGAACATGCCAAGCTAATTTCGTTACTAAAATTTGTATTTGCTTTAGTGGGAGGTCGAAGGTGAGCATAACCTTTGGCAAAATAGCCATAGCAATAGGAAATCGAATATCTAATTTTTCAATGCAgtaattttttgtgaaaaaacaGCGACTATTGCATTGACTACGCAGTAGTTTCAAGTTTTTGCATTTTAAGTTTTCATTTTACATAGTTGGAGTAGAGTCAGCAATGCGAACCGTAGAGGAAAACATTGTATGAATAAGTTATAGCTTCAAATAAAAAAGAAGTGTGTGGAAAGGGTTGGGGGCGGGGCGGGCGGTTTGTATTATAAATTACGTTTTGTAATGAAcatttagtttatttattatattccgcgtatatatacatttttaataatattaaattacAAGGAACATTTTGTTCAATTATTTTGTATCAAAAATAGTCTGGGTTCAACAgaaatcttttgtttttttttttttttagtagaaaGGAAATATTGTCTTTAATTCCATGCTTATATCATTcaaatcaataaaattttcatGCACGGCATTCTTTTCAAACAGCCTCTGTAATTTCCTGTTATCCGCTATATATTTGTCAGCTAATGTTCTGACGTACTGTAAGCATTTTCGCATTCCATGCGAATACAACTTGCGTCGCTTACAAACGCCCAAAAGAGTATTTAATTTATCTACCGGCTCCATCTGagctaaaataaattttaaaatgttacgcACGTCCAATTTTTCATGCATTGGAAATTTACGTGAATCACCTGCGCTTTCACGTGGAAATACCAACAATGTGGGAGTTTTTGCCATTTTGAATTCCCATGGCAATTCATTAGTTAACGTATTTAACCGAATAATTTGTATTCCAGACGTGTCATCCAAAATAGTTGACAATTGTATAAGCGCCTGTGATGCAAGAGCTGAGAATGTGCATTGTGGAGAATACAGTAACACTATTGTTGTCGAGTTGATTTGCTTAATCTTTTCTAGGAATATTTCGCTCTTTACATTTTCAAGAAACACCTTGCTCTGAGGTAAAGAATAAGTAAGTTCCGATTTGCTGCTGATTTTATATGCCAACAAAGCATTATTATAGTAGTTTTGAACAAAGTCTTCCAGTCTATCACGTGAGAACATACCCTGGAATAGAAAATTGCTTTCTTTCAAACGATCAGCGATAATCATTGTAACAGAATTGTTCATCTCAACATCCGGAATTCCTAAATTTTGTAGGAAATCGAAATGTTTTGCGCTATCCAAAATAACGACAGCTAATGATTGATTCTGTTCAGAGTTGTAGCCCCGCCAATTAGATTCGACaaactttttcaaatatttagctgCTGAAATTTTACTGGCTGGCGAACTGATTTCAGCTTTCTTCGAGCACGttgtatgtacattttttttcatCCACTCTAACTCTGTTTCATTATTCGCACAACTAAGGCTTATTTTGCACAGTTGACGTGAGAGGTGTCTGTTTAATGCATAGTAGTACCGCAAATTGAAAACATTCAGATATTCTTTCGAATAGCAATGAAATTGTCTTGATAATTGCTTTTCCTTCAATGTATATTTCACATGCTCCAGCTCCTGTTGTTCGACCTTTTCCCATTTCCATATATTTGGGGTACTTTTGCTGTAGGTATTTCCGGGATTAGTTAGATTGCTCATGTACTCATAAAAATAATCATTTGCAATAACAACCAATACTGGTGATAAATGTAAGTGCACAGCTAAACTTTGTGGTGAATTATAACCAAACAAAATACTGAAGGTTCTCATAAATTCGCTTTGAAGCCATAATAAAATATTACTCACATTCCATTCATTTCGCATTATATCAATACCTTTACTTGTAATTAGCAATAGTTGTGGCAATGACAGGATCGTATTATTCGTCTTACCCAAAACATTTACAGTTGATGTTCCAATTGCATTCGCGAATCGAAAACTGTATTCCGGATCAGTTTccagccattttaaagctgcattTACAAATATTCTATATTCCGACTGTGTCGCATTTTCGAAAACTCCTAATACAACAGCATCTCTTTGCATGGACAACACTTTCAATTCATCCCTTGTATGCAATCTCTCCACAGGCTTATGAAGTGCTTCAATGAAACGATTGAGCGCGTTTATGTTCCATTCTCCATTGTAATTTATAGAAATACGATGCCCGTAACTTATAACTAGAGTTGGCCATCTGTTTGGTGATCCAGAACCAAGTGAAAATGGATGGGTCTTACTGCAATTGCATGCGAGATGATAACAATCAATAAGACCAAAATAAATCTTCTCTTGGTAATGTCGAATAACTTCTTCATACACCAGGCGtgctgtttgactgtcaataCTCCAAGATACATGATAAAACAAAAATGATACCTCAAATTGTTTGGCTTGTAGTCTTATTTCATTAACATCTTTTCCTGGGCATTTAACCACTGAAATTGTTGAATCAATATTATAAGATAATGTGAAAAACAGCAACATATATGAAAAAACACTTCCAAAATATGTcatcttgttttttaatttaaaatttccatgatATACGATAACACATTATTTAAGCACTCgataccatagtgtacctataccaagtgtgttcactaagcgataaacgtcaaaactacaaacagcctcgctcacctgatggaaatctcaggtctagagtcgcatttttagtctcaacgacaacatttttgactaccaatcgtatggactttttcaatttttcaatcattcggagcattcggtaatggtgtccattttgaattcgctgtcattccgaatccagcgagtgcctgtcagaatgcttgacagataagtcaacacacttgtacttgtacactatgctcgATACACGTGGCCACTATCCATAACAAATAACAAATCCCAAGGTGATTCGTGGCTATCCGTGTctagcattgtaaattttaccaagtagcgcaactaacagctgatcggtgaaaattcgcacattcacacgcacagttctcgactcaatttcaaaaacaaactagattatttaactcaatttttaaagtgagataatccttacgaatttatgtatatagaatatataaggcctttttgttgttattaaaacaatagttttatttatattaaagcttttaacattttttttttaactttgaaaaaactctgaacaccattccttcattatatgacattcgactgcctagtccactgccttccactctattcgcaacataacctctatttaagctgccaaactacatAGTAAACAATGGTGTCTAGCATAGTGTACCTATCAAGTGTGTAAACTAAGcgataaaccaggcatgcttaacgaacgaaacgatatcatttcgttacgataatcaacgttaataaacgaaacgaagtcatttgacgattttaacgttaataaacgaaacgaagagacttcgtttcgtttattagcgttgattatcgtaacgaaatgatatcgtttcgtccgttaagcatgcctgcgataaacgtcaaaactacaaacagcctcgctcacctgatgcaaatcttaggtctagagttgcatttttggtacgtaagagtacttcaagctgagttgcattgtTAATTTAAAAAACTGTGTactatttacagatgaaatagttgcatatatttccgcggaaataagaatactaatatatttgtagcctgcaacaatgcggaaacatacggaaagcaaaatttatttaaattaagtcaaaatataaagcgccacacgtgtagcAAGGAAAATTTTCACTTCTAAGTCTGTTTACACaaataagggcaaaattatataattgctttggtcgcttcaaagcaaagataacgacggcgtttcattgtttttcgtatggcgtcaaagcgtaggcacgcaaccaaagcatttatgtaaatttttcgatacttcgcccgacagatgaattaatgaatgcaacacaaccaaagcgtctgtgtaaatccgccttactttttgtagctgtgaaagcctactgcaaataaaatggtgctgtaagtgcaaacaaatcaaactgctatatgacactactttattttctatgtatttagattttttgttgttgttgttgttgttgtagcagtgcttcgccccacctaacagacgcgaccgatcacaaactgtcatcaatatcctctaacgggagtccaaggaaacttgctgtttcaacaggggtggaccatagggaaaggggtgttagaggcgttggttccacattacaattaaagagatggttggtgtcatgtggggacacattgcaagcggggcatacattttgtatgtcggggttgattctggatatgtaagagtttaacctgttacagtatccagaacgaagttgagccagagtgacacgcgtttccctggggagtatgcgttcctcttccgcaagttttggatactttactttgagtactgggttcaccgggcaattcccggcataaaggtccgacgcctgtatgtggagtacaccaaggacctgcttgtgttttttcgcttcatacggctgtgttctcagatgccgtatttcctcaaaatgcttacggagatgactccttaagcccctaggcggtgctggctcgtcaatcagatgtctgttgggatgcccaggtttctgggtattcaacaggaactgtttggtcagcatctcgtttctttccctgatggggagtattctcgcctcattatgtagatggtgttctggggacataagaagacagcccgttgcaattctgagagcagtattttggcaggcctgtagcttcttccagtgggtaatttttaggcttggcgaccatatgggtgacgcgtagcacgtaatcggctggctaattgctttgtatgtagtcatgagcgtttctttatcttttccccaggtactgccagcaagggatttgaggattttgttacggctctgaattctcggaacaattgcggctgcgtgctcaccaaaatgtagatcctgatcaaacgtcacacccaagattttggggtgtaggacagtcggtagcgtagagccatcgacgtggatgttcaaaatggtcgacatttgggacgtccatgttgtaaataagattttttgtcgagggagccaataaggtttcagtactggtaaaaatttgtgaactatatttaaaaaaactaacgaaatacaagaaaaatacaacgtagttcattaaaaacaaacaagccagtttttaTTTCGATAGgggtttttgacattaggccgttttttctttattttttctgacaaatgaaaattttgtttttagtttcaaaattttgtgcataaaaacacagctaaattcaaagtgtaaattgtgtgtgcaaatgagttttcaataagtgcacatttttcagtttttcatagttaaggaattgacctccagattcttgtgttacacaaatatagtgaacatgggtacagaaattcaaattaaaaagttgttcacaataatttgaaaaactctatgttttctctgctttttacaggTTCTTGTATTACAAAAATATTATGAACTTGCGTacagaaatcctagaaaatattttaccgatatactttgttgttgagtttaaaaattgtttcacaataatttgaaaaactctacgttttctatgctttttaatCTTAGGAGTAACCTCatgtattaaattaaatttttaaagaaaatcaaTAAATCTGAAATGAACAATTTTCgctatgatataaaattaaaatgttgtgGAACAGAAGCAACACTTTTTTGACTACGTAAACCCTGTTTCAACCTTTTACGTCTCTGCATAGACCCATAactgaccgttttcaaccgaaacaacaatggcaacccagattttcccgttatgctcacttaagcgagtgcctgtcagaaagaagtcaacgcACTTGTCCTTGTACACTatgccatggttcaattatatacaggttggcttatatgtaaagcaacaaaatatgtctgttcaaattgtcaaaatctgtgtattggtgttggtgcgaatggtatggaatggaaacataaaacttagcagtttttgtatgtgtaagtaaaatgttgccaatgtgttggtttcattttgagtttgccatctccttttgacaatcccttcgaccatgcaataacataaataaaatcagctgatgagatgagccaacctgtacatcaTTGAACCATACACTATGGCTAGAACTACACGAGTAGGGAGTGagaggtatcgatacttttcccaACACTGCGTACAACATTTGCCACACTTTCATTtccccacatataattttcaatttactttcaTGGAATTCTAACcccaaaaattgctcagtcaataaaatgtagcagaataatgacatttcacctagaAGATAATTTAAGCGAGGCATTAAAAGTTTGGGATCTTAGGGCAATTACATGACacgcacttatcagaaaaaagtGTTTTGGTGGCTATATATTTCGATCGGGTATGAAACACTCTTCGTGATCGATTTTTTTCACAAGTCGGtctaaaagaatttttttcaaatgaacgTGTGCCTCTAATGCTTGGgctttcagtgcgagtttaaaatcTAGTTAAAATTTAATAGAGTTTAATCTCGCCACTtcgttcgataacataaaattctgCTGCTCACTCAGCTTATGCGGcctaagtggcagggttaaactcaaacccttatcctcgcttagataatgcttaggagacccatctagcggcaactagctacagaattTGTTGTACCGAAAACCGcaggtgaatagtggacacacactaTTTGTAGAGGTGGTACCTAGAATTAAGGGCcctttactgatacttagcatagacttgacttgacttggcgtaaacttggcaacttatctacg
The Eurosta solidaginis isolate ZX-2024a chromosome 5, ASM4086904v1, whole genome shotgun sequence DNA segment above includes these coding regions:
- the Sbp2 gene encoding selenocysteine insertion sequence-binding protein 2; this translates as MSSSTKGTSDKLNIIDRKTFESIQHNQNNTASESFRKVHNPKFRKKNAVNGESGGAVFNLMQFLTKTPKQKQKERKRQRYTVCILGHHAAKPFKKCGKTREGGKRKKLSHLKKSIVRCRELKKQQPSRIVEENEELLKETVDDISNLSLDLKKETKEHAAQKEEEKTENDRQVSQIVHSRRFRSYCDNCTTPLLSQLTEQLLRELDRFQKRALEQNPIKAHAHRRFVVGFREAKSMVLVKKVKMCIIAPDCEVCEGKDGLDAKISYIKSQCQQQSVPYLFSLRRRQLAYALFKKAPVGCVAILDFDGAREIYSKLIESLQEARKTYEELTKKG
- the LOC137253569 gene encoding thioredoxin domain-containing protein 11, which encodes MTYFGSVFSYMLLFFTLSYNIDSTISVVKCPGKDVNEIRLQAKQFEVSFLFYHVSWSIDSQTARLVYEEVIRHYQEKIYFGLIDCYHLACNCSKTHPFSLGSGSPNRWPTLVISYGHRISINYNGEWNINALNRFIEALHKPVERLHTRDELKVLSMQRDAVVLGVFENATQSEYRIFVNAALKWLETDPEYSFRFANAIGTSTVNVLGKTNNTILSLPQLLLITSKGIDIMRNEWNVSNILLWLQSEFMRTFSILFGYNSPQSLAVHLHLSPVLVVIANDYFYEYMSNLTNPGNTYSKSTPNIWKWEKVEQQELEHVKYTLKEKQLSRQFHCYSKEYLNVFNLRYYYALNRHLSRQLCKISLSCANNETELEWMKKNVHTTCSKKAEISSPASKISAAKYLKKFVESNWRGYNSEQNQSLAVVILDSAKHFDFLQNLGIPDVEMNNSVTMIIADRLKESNFLFQGMFSRDRLEDFVQNYYNNALLAYKISSKSELTYSLPQSKVFLENVKSEIFLEKIKQINSTTIVLLYSPQCTFSALASQALIQLSTILDDTSGIQIIRLNTLTNELPWEFKMAKTPTLLVFPRESAGDSRKFPMHEKLDVRNILKFILAQMEPVDKLNTLLGVCKRRKLYSHGMRKCLQYVRTLADKYIADNRKLQRLFEKNAVHENFIDLNDISMELKTIFPFY